The Salvelinus namaycush isolate Seneca chromosome 28, SaNama_1.0, whole genome shotgun sequence genome contains a region encoding:
- the LOC120023386 gene encoding synaptosomal-associated protein 23-like, translating to MADISAEEITMRANQVTDESLECTRRMLQMAEETRETGVNTIDMLDQQGEQLRRTEEGMDQINQDMRKAEKNLTDLSKCCGLCVCPCDRVTSIEHDSKYKRTWGTGDGSSTGEGGDGSVVSRQPSGIHNGQANQQQPMGGSGPYIKRITNDAREDEMEENLDQVGSIIGNLKNMASDMGAELDKQNKHIDRITEKADVNKARIDEANQRANKLIK from the exons ATGGCGGATATTTCAGCGGAAGAGATCACCATGAGGGCCAACCAAGTGACCGATGAG TCCTTGGAGTGCACCAGGCGGATGCTACAGATGGCCGAGGAG ACCAGGGAGACTGGTGTCAACACCATCGACATGCTGGACCAACAGGGGG AGCAACTGAGACGGACAGAGGAGGGTATGGACCAGATCAACCAGGACATGAGGAAGGCTGAGAAGAACCTGACTGACCTGTCCAAGTGCTGTGGTCTCTGTGTCTGCCCCTGTGACAG GGTGACGTCCATAGAGCATGACTCTAAGTACAAGCGTACCTGGGGAACAGGTGATGGTAGCAgtacaggagagggaggggatggcTCGGTGGTGTCCAGGCAACCCTCAGGCATCCATAACGGACAAGCCAACCAGCAGCAGCCCATGGGGGGCTCTGGACCCTACATCAAAAG GATTACCAACGATGCTCGGGAGGATGAGATGGAGGAGAACCTGGATCAGGTGGGCAGCATCATAGGGAACCTGAAGAACATGGCCAGTGACATGGGCGCTGAGCTAGACAAGCAGAACAAACACATCGACCGCATCACAGAAAAG gcGGACGTAAACAAAGCACGTATCGATGAAGCCAACCAGCGAGCCAATAAGCTCATCAAGTAG